From the genome of Blautia pseudococcoides, one region includes:
- a CDS encoding PLDc N-terminal domain-containing protein — protein MIFSDLLPFLIPLVIVQFLLLFITLRHVLTHKNYKRGSRALWLVVVIIGMEFIGPVLYLLLGREDS, from the coding sequence ATGATATTTTCAGACCTTTTACCGTTTCTCATTCCATTAGTCATTGTACAATTTCTTCTGCTTTTTATCACCCTGCGGCACGTTCTCACCCATAAAAATTATAAGAGGGGCTCACGGGCCCTGTGGCTGGTGGTTGTCATTATCGGAATGGAATTTATCGGTCCGGTACTGTACCTTCTCCTGGGAAGGGAGGACAGTTGA